AAACCAAGCACTTGCTACAGGACAGAATCCTGATGGTGACGATGTAACAGATACTTCAGATGATGACAGTAACCTTGAAGATGATGAAACAATCACTACTTTTCCAACAGACGAAGGAGCGATTGCATTAATTAAGACTGGAACATTTAATGATGTAAACGGAGATGGTTTCGCTCAAGCAGGAGAGACAGTAACATATAACTTCACAGTAACAAACACTGGAAACGTAACGATTACGAATATTGTAATTACTGATCCAATGGTAACTGTAACTGGCGGACCTATTGATTTACTTGCTGGTGCTTCAGACGCTACAACCTTTAGTGCTATCTATACTATTACGCAAGAAGATATTGATAATGGTGGAGTAACAAACCAAGCACTTGCAACAGGACAGAATCCTGATGGTGACGATGTAACAGATACTTCAGACGACGATAGTAATCTTGAGGATGATGAGACAATCACAACCTTCCCAACAGATGCTGGAGCGATTGCTCTAATAAAGACTGGATTCTTTAATGATGAAAGTGGAGATGGCTTTGCACAGGTAGGAGAGACTGTAACATATAACTTCACAGTAACAAATACTGGAAACGTAACAATCGCAAACATTGTAATCACAGATCCATTAGTAGCTGTAACTGGCGGACCAATTGATTTATCAGCTGGAGAAATTGATACCGATACTTTTAGTGCTGTTTATACATTAACCCAAACAGATGTGGATGCTGGAGGAGTATCAAACCAAGCGTTAGTTACAGGACAAAACCCTGATGGCAATGACGTAACAGATACTTCAGATGACGATAGTAACCTTGAGGATGACATTACTGTAACAGACTTACCTCAAGGGGCGAGTATAAGTTTAATCAAAACAGCTGTATTTAATGATGTTGATGGAGATGGATTTGCTCAAGTAGGCGAAACAATCACATATAACTTCACAGTTACAAATACAGGAAATGTAACGGTTACAAATATTATCATTGAAGATCCATTAGTAACTGTAACTGGCGGACCTATTGACTTGGAGGCAGGTGAGACAGATAATACTACATTTGTAGCTATTTATACTATAGTTCAAAGTGACATAGATACTGGATTTGTAACTAATCAAGCTATTGCAACAGGGCAAGATCCTGATGGCGTTGATGTTGTTGATATTTCAGACGATAATAATAGTGTCGAAGATGATGAAACAGTTACTACTCTTCCAATTGAAAGTTCAATAGCTTTAGAGAAAGTAGGAACAACTCTCGATATTGATGGTGATGGTTTAATTCAAGATGGAGAAGTAATTCAGTACACATTTACTGTGACTAATACAGGATCACTTCCATTAGATAATATCACCATAACTGACCCATTAGTAACAGTTGATGGAGGACCTATATCATTATTACCAGGAGAATCAGACAGTACAACATTTACGGCTACTTACATAGTTACTCCTTTTGATATAGCAAATGGTTTCGTATTAAATCAGGCAATAGTAAATGCAACAAACTCAAACGGTGAAGATGTAACAGATTTATCTGATGACCCTAACAACGATGAAAATGTTGACCCTAATATGGATGGTAACCCAGATGATCCTACACTTACTACCTTCCAAGGTGTACTTAATATTTTTGATATTGAAGTTTTCAATGGTATCTCACCAGATGGTGATGGAGTAAATGATTTCCTTATCATAGAAGGAATTGATGCTTTCCCAGATAATAATGTTCAGATATTTAATAGATGGGGTGTTCAAGTTTTTGAACAAGATGGCTATACAAATGATCCAAGTACTGGTTTCAAAGGTATCTCTGAAGGTAGAGCTACTATTGGAACAGATGATGGACTACCTGCTGGAACATATTTCTATCTTATTACTTATCAAACACCAGATGGTCTGAAGAGAAAGAGTGGATATTTATACATTAATCGTTAATATAAATAACGCTTTCGCGAAAGCGTTATAACAACTATCATAAATAATATTTGACTTTTTGAAATTTTAATGCGATTAGGGTAAAATAATCAAATTTCTAGATGAAGTACACTTAGAGCATGTGAGCTAACTCTCAAATTATAAATTATTCAAATTAAACTATTTTTACCAAAAAGTCATTTATTATAAGTGCAACAAATAAAGTTAGAATGAAACAACTACATCTTATAGTCCTATTAGTTATTACGGGTTTGAGTCTTACAGAAGTAAGTGCACAGCAAGACCCACAGTATACACAATACATGTATAATACTGTAGCTATAAATCCAGCATATGCAGGTAACAGAGGTGTTACTAGTATTGTGGGGTTACATAGAAGTCAATGGGTAGGGCTTGAAGGGGCTCCTCGCACACAAAGTTTAAGTATACATTCTCCTATAGGCGAAGGTAAAGTTGGGCTTGGTTTATCAATTGTTAATGACGCATTAGGACCTGCACAAGAAACTTACATAGGTGCAGATTTTAGTTATACAATTAATACATCAAATAGTGGGAAACTTAGTTTTGGATTGAAGGCAGGAGGACACGTACTCGATGTAGATTTTTCAAAACTTACGCTTTTTGATGTTTCTGATCCTCGTTTTTCTCAAAATATAGATAATAAAATTTCACCAATTATTGGAGCCGGACTTTATTATCATACTGATAGATTTTATGCAGGATTAAGTGTGCCTAACCTGATTCAAACAGAGCATTTTGATCAAAGTAATAATAGCAACTCGGCTAGTTTCATAGCTGAAGAACGTATTAATTACTATGGTATTATGGGGTATACTTTTGATATAAGCGATCAGCTTAAATTTAAGCCTAGTACTTTAGTTAAGCTTGTGTCTGGAGCACCTTTGCAAGTTGACCTTACCGCAAATTTTCTAGTAATGGAGAAATTACACTTGGGAGCAGCCTATAGATGGAGTGCCGCTTTGAGTGGTTTAGTAGGTTTCCAAGTTTCAGATAGTATGCTTATAGGTCTTGCTTATGATAGAGAAAGCACTGATTTAGGAAATACAGTTTATAATGATGGAAGTTTTGAAGTGTTTTTACGTTTTGAACTTTTCAATGAGTACGACAGAATGTTAACCCCGAGATTCTTTTAATAAAAGTCTACTATGAAATATATTACTATTGCACTCCTTTTGTTGACTACAATTGTAGGAAACGCACAAGAAGGAAAAATAGAGAGAGGTACAAAGAATTTCAATCAATATGATTTTGTAGATGCACAAGAAATCTACCAAAAAGTAGCAGATAAAGGCTATGAGTCTGCAGATTTATTCAAAAGGTTAGGAGATTCTTATTATTTAAATGCACGTTATGACAAGGCCTCTATTTACTTCGGTAAGCTGATAGAGCAATTTCCTGAAGCAGCAGAAGCAGAAGCTTACTTTAGATATGCACTCTCTTTAAGAGCAACAAAAGACTATGCATTATCAGATAGAATGATGTCTAGATTTTTTGATATCAAGGAAGATGATAAAAGAGCAGTCTTATTCAAGGAAACTCCAGATTATTTAAGGGAAATAGATTACCAAAAAGGTTCTTATGAAGTTTCAAAAACCAAGATTAACTCTGGTTATTCAGACTTTGGTCCTATGCTTTATAAGGACAAACTTATCTTCGCTTCTAACAGAGATACAGGATCTTTTACAAAGCGTATACACAAGTGGAATGGTCAGCCATTTTTAAACTTATACCAAGTAAGTTTGAATAAAGTTGATCAAGATGCTGGCAATAGATATGTTGAAAAGTTTAGCGCCCATTTAAATACACAGTACCATGAGAGTACCCCTGTATTTACAGAAGATGGTAAAACTGTTTACTTTACTCGTAATAATTATAATAACGGGAAGTATAGAGAAGATAATGATGGGACAAATAAGCTTAAGCTTTATAAAGCATCACTAGTTAATGGTAAATGGACAGATTCTCAAGAGCTTCCATTTAATAGTGATGAGTATACAGTAGCTCACCCGGCGTTAAGCGTGGATGGCAGTCGACTGTATTTTTCATCTGATATGCCTGGAAGTTTTGGACTTTCTGATTTATGGTATGTATCTATAAATGATGATGAAACCTATGGAACACCTGTAAATCTAGGTAGCGGTATTAATACGGAAGGTAGAGAGTCATTTCCTTTTATTAGTTCGGAAAATGATATTTATTTTGCATCAGACGGTCATCCTGGATTGGGAGGTTTAGATCTATTTGTTACTGCTTTAGGTAAAAATGGAGAAACTGCAGAAATACTTAACTTAGGAGAGCCTGCAAATACCTCAAAAGATGATTTTGCCTTTGTAATAAATAGTGAGTCTAATACTGGGTTTTTGTCATCTAATCGTGGTAACAGAGGAATAGATGATGATATTTATATGCTTAAGCAAATAAAGAAACCTTCTGCTCCTTGTGATATTTTATTATCAGGTATTGTTACAGATAAAAATACAGGAGCTTATCTTGAGGGTGCAACAGTAAGTTTGTATGACACGAACAATAATTTGTTCAAATCTGTTGTCACTGGAGCATCTGCAGCGTTTGCTTTCATTCCTGATTGTGATAAGATTTTCCTTATCAGAGCAGAGAAGGAAGGATACAATACTTCGGAGAAAATGGTAACCACGCCTAATGTTTCTTCTGAAATAGAAGAGATATTACAGTTAGAAAAAACATTAAAACCAGTGGTTCCTGGAGATGATATTGCAAAAATATTAGACCTTAATCCTATATACTTCAACTTTGATAAGTATGATATACGTCCAGATGCAGAGGTAGAGCTTGCTAAGGTATTAGTATATATGGAAACTTACCCTTCTGTGCGCATAGACGTACGATCTCATACAGATAGTAGAGGTAGAGATGCGTATAACCTTAATTTATCACAAAACAGAAATGTTTCTACTAGAGACTGGCTTATTTCAAAAGGGATAAGTGCATCAAGATTGACCGGAAAGGGATATGGAGAAACACAGCTTGTTAACGACTGTGGTAATGGTGTACGTTGTAGTAAGGAGCAACATCAATTAAATAGACGTAGTGAGTTTATAGTAGTAAGTAATTAGTACTAAAATCTCATATATTAATAATAAGAGCGCCTCAATAGAGGCGCTTTTTTTATGAGTTATTTGTATTTTTACAAAGCTTATGAAAGAAGAATTAGTCATCCTTGTGGATGAAAATGACAATCAAATAGGGCTTATGCCCAAAATGGAAGCTCATGAAAAAGCTGTGTTACACAGGGCTTTTTCCGTGTTTGTTTTTAACAGTAAGAATGAACTTATGTTACAGCAACGAGCATTACACAAATACCATAGTCCAGGACTCTGGACAAATACTTGCTGCAGTCACCAGCGTGAGGGGGAAAGTAATGTAGAAGCCGGTATGCGACGTCTTCAAGAAGAAATGGGCTTTTCTGTATCCTTAGAAGAGACTATCTCATTTATTTACAAAGCTCCTTTTGATAATGGTCTTACAGAGCATGAGCTAGATCATATCCTAATAGGTCATTCTGAACAATCTCCGGCTATCAATGAAGATGAAGTTGCGGCTTGGAAATGGATGGATCTAGAAGATGTGAAAACTGATATTGCAAATCATCAAGAACTATATACAGAGTGGTTTAAAATCATTTTTGATAAATTTTATACCCACATTAAGCGATGAGAATAACTGCACATAGAAAAGCGCATTTTAATGCCGCTCATAGATTGTACAGAGCAGACTGGGACGATGCAAAGAATATGCAAATATTTGGGAAGTGTAGTAACCCTAATTTTCACGGTCATAATTATGATCTCACAGTTAGTGTAAGTGGGGAAATTGATCCTGAAACAGGATTTCTCATTGACCTTAAGATTTTAAAAGATATTATAAAGGCAGAGGTAGAGGATTATTTAGACCACAAGAATCTTAATCTTGAGGTTCCAGAATTTAAATCTTTAAATCCGACAGCCGAAAATATAGCGGTTGTGATTCATAAAAAGATTAAAGCGGTTTTAGATCCTAAATTTGATTTAGAGATCACCTTATATGAGACGCCTCGTAACTTTGTAACCTATAAAGGCGAATAACTATGGCATTAAAGATAGGAGATAAGGCACCTGGTTTTACGCTTAATAATCAAGACAACGAGTCAGTAATTGTAGACGAATTGATAGGGAAGGTACCTATGGTAATCTATTTTTATCCTAAAAACTTTACACCTGGTTGTACTGCTCAAGCTTGTAGTTTTAGAGATCAGTACCAAGATTTTACAGATGCAGGAGCAAAAGTATTTGGCATAAGTGCAGATAGCGTAGAAAGTCATAAACGCTTTAGAGCAAAGCATAATTTACCATTTGATACGCTTTCAGACGCAAATAATAAGGTGCGTAAAAAATATGGTGTAAAGAATGAACTATTGGGTCTACTGCCTGGTAGAGAAACTTTCGTAGTAGATGCAAGTGGAATTATAAAGATGCGTTTCAATAGCATGATGGCTGCAAAACATATACCTAAAGCACTTGCAGTTATTAAAGGATTATAAGTCAAAGCACTTTTTCGCGAAAGCGTAACTATTAAATATCAACACAAAAATAAAAGGGAGATGCTTAGCATCTCCCTTTTTATGTTATATAGACTTTACAAAATCTAGAAATACCTTTTTATGTAAATCTAAATCTAAATCTGGTGAGAGAGAAGCTCTCACGATGTAATCTTTATCACCTTCTTTAGTGGTTCCTTGCGTCGAGGTAGCTGGAATAGTCCAGTAACAGCCTTTAAGCTGGCCGTAGCTTACACAAAATTTACTTTCATTAGGAATCTCTGTAATCATTAAGTTAATAAGCTTAAGATTAAGAGCTCTTTTGTATTGCTCTCTCTCCACGTCATTAGCTCCCTTAGTAGGTAAATCTAGAGAAAATACCGAAGGAGTAAATCCTTGTGCGGCTAGCTCTTCTGATACAAAATTGATTTTTGCACCCGGAAGTTCCTTTTCTATAAAGGTTACAAACTCACGAGTGTTTACATAAGCCGCTGCAATACGCTCGTTCATAGAAGGTAACTGTGCCGCTAGAATCTCATATTGTAAATCTGTCGCCTCGTTATCGCAAAGCTCAAGGTGAAAAAAGATGCTCTTAATGAGGTCTTCTGCTTTATTGTTTACTACGCAATAGCCTGCAGTACATTTACCGCCACTTGGAAATTTTGATCCGCTGGCATAAGAAATGGTGCGTACAGTAGATAGTATTTTATCTTCTCCTAAGAAGTGAACATTAGGACAAAACGTTTGATCGAGAATAAAAACAGGGTCTATTGCTGTTTCTCCAGTAGGCGTAGTGCGCTTTTTACTAAGCGCTTCTTTTAGTTTTAAAAGATCTGGAACTTCTACCCTTGGGTTCGTTGGTATTTCTGCAATAATATAAGGTACTGCATCCTGTGCAGCTATTTTAGTAAGTACAGTGTCTATGCTCTGTACCATATCATTATCACCATCAACAGGAAGATCCACAACTTCTACATTATCAAGGCAAGCAGCAACGCGTCTAGATTGATCATTTGTACCACCATAACAGTTAGGAGGGACAATAAATTTAATCTCCTTTCCAGGATGTTTATTGATAGCGTCATCCACTAACCCCATCATGATAGCATATTGTATAGAAAGTCCGCTAGAAGCCACGAGAGGCTCTGTATCGGTTCCATTTACTTCTTTAATGAGTTCGTGTACACGTGCTTTATCTTTTGCTACATTACCAGCCGTATATTTAATCGGAGCATTATGCACCAATGATGTTAATGCTACTAACGAATTTGAAGGTGTCATGGCAATAGTTTCCCTTCTACGCACGTGTTGAATATCTGAAACGTAGTCGTGATTGTCCTCACCGTTTATAACGAGCAAACTACCTATATTTTTATATACACTTACGTGAAAATCAATGCTGTTTGCTATAGGTTCTGCTTTTATTTGGTTCTTTTGCGAGAGATAAACAGTACTTCCGTCAAAAGCCGAAATATCTTCTGGACTGTCCACTTGGTTAAGTTCAAAGTGATAACCGTAAACGCGTTTCAGGGCTTCTACATCAAAAATAGCAGGAAGTTTTCCTGTGTAGTTGATTTGCGTCTTTTTACCGTCTAATAAATTCTTTCTCAGCACGGCAAGTACTGGAACAGTAATAGAATCAAAGCTAATAACGCTGTCTGATTCTAGGTGTAATAATCTCGCAACGCTCCATTCTAGAATACTAGAAAGTGGGTGGCCTAACCTTATGTAATCATAGGCTGTTGGAAGATTTGCAAGAGCAACAGTAGTTGCATTTTTCTCATTGTATAAAGCTTCAAATTCATCTAAAAACTCAGATTTTGCAAGCGTTTCATTATAAATATCCAATCTATGGGTAGTAAGATCTATCCAGTCGTTGGGCATATTATCGAGTACTTCTTTGATGTAGTGTAACATTTATAAGTTTTAAAAGTGTGTATTCATTACTTGAAGACACCTTGAATATTAAATTTTTTAAAAGATAATTTTAGACGCTTTTATCGGCTATTCCTAACAATAAAGACGGTTAAATAGTGCTAGTCTCTATTAGTATAAATGTGGTCAATTATAAATACTGTAGACCGTTCATTTACCTGAAAAATCAAGTAAAGTGTGAGCAGATAAAACGATTTTACAAAAGTATGCGAGTCATTTGCAATAGCAAAGACTCGCACAGTGAATTATTATTTTTTAATGAAGGTTTAACAATGAAATGACTTAGCTAGTAAATAGCCTAGGTATGATACATTGAAAACTTACAATGATGGTTGTTATCTAATCTTTGATCATTGGCAGTTCGATAGATGATGCATGTACCGCCGAGTGATGCACGTTATTATGTGCTACAACACCTTCTTTTTCATCATAATTATTTCCCCCAGTATTGAGATTGCGAGCAAAACGCGGGAAGTTACTACTTGAGATTTCTACACGAATGCGATGTCCTTTTTTAAAATAATTACTTGTAGACATCGGCGTAAGGTCTAATTTATATATTTCGCCCTTTTTCATAAATACCTCTTTGTCATATCCTTCTCGGTATCTTGCACGCTGTATCGTTTCATCCAAATTGTACGCTCTCCCGTCTGGATAAACATCAATCAGCTTGATAGTAAAGTCGGTGTCTTTCACATCAGACGACACGTATAATGTACTATTTATAAAACCAGATACTTCTACGCCTTCTTCTAATGGATCTGTAGTATACACTAAGATGTCATTTCTAGTTTCCATTTGTTGTTGGTCAAAAGCGCCACCTTGAACGGCATTTCCTGTACAACATACATTACCACCATAAGAAGGAACTGGTTGCATAGGGTCATATGTAAACCCATCTGCATTATCCGAAGTTGCTTTAGTAGTAGATAATGTCCCATCTCCAAAACGGCTATTGGCATTTCCATTACTATTTAAATAATAGGTGGTAGGTTCAGCTTTTTTAGGAGGCCAGGTTTCGGCAGCTTGCCACTTATTACTACCCATGGTATAATACTGAACTCTAGGTGTTTTTTCTTTAAAGTCATTTTTCTCACCCTTAAGCCATAAATCAAACCATCCATAAATCTGCTCTTCATAATTGAGTGTTGCATCACCTACGCTGCGCTCACCCACAATGGTATTTTCTGTTGCTCTTGTGTATGCACAATGTAGGGTAGGAGCAATAACGAGATATTGATTATCTCTCACAGTGGCATCCTTAGTATTATTTCTAACGTGGTTAAATAACGCTAGGTTAGGAGTAATGGAAACATCATACCAAGAGGCAAACCAGAAACTAGGTACACCAATATCTTTGTTATCATGATAGATACCTCCTTCAAACCATGCCTTATCATTAGGTTTGCGACGTATCATTTTGTCAAAAATCTCGTTCTTACCGTTGATGTTTTTTAAAATATCTTGAATAGGTAAGTGCTTCAAAGCCTCCGCCATATCTACTGGCGGGTTTTCTGGTGCTAGATCATAAAATCGTGAAATTCTTATTAAATCCTCTTGTCTCGCTCCTTCAGGAATACGAGGTTTAAATTTATCATGTTCCACGCCGTACAACCATGAGAAAAAGAGCATTTGCTCAACACCACCGCGATACCAGTTTCCTTGTTCTTGAATATCACCTATTCTTCCTACGCCAGCTCCATAACCTTGTGGTACCATAGCTGCATGAGAAGGATGATCTAGTGCTGCAACCGCCATTTGCCACTCAGCAGTAGAGGAGCATCCTAGTGTGCCAATTTTTCCGTTAGACCAGGATTGATTTTTCATCCATGTAAAGGCATCATACCCATCTGTGAGCGGTACGCCTAGAATATCCCATTCCCCTTCAGAGTAGTATCTTCCTCTTTCGTTTTGAACTACGTAGGCATATCCTCTTTTTACAGCTTCTAGCGCTCTTTCGGCAGTTCTTGTTCTTTGTTTTCCGTCACCCCAAGAATTAAAATTATAGGGAGTTCGCGAGAAAATAATAGGGACCTTACCACTCGTCTTTGGTCTATAAATATCAGTAGCGAGGCGTATGCCATCACGCATGGGCATCATGACTTTTTGATCTACAATAGCTATTTGTTCAAGTTCGGCGAGTACATCGTTTTGTGCGTAAAGGGTGTCGATCGATATCATAGACATCGCAAGCGCAAGAAATAGAAAAAACGTAATTTTCTTCATCGTATAGGGATATTAGCTTGTAATAAGGATTACAATAATTAATCAATAAATATGATTCTAAATATACAATGAATTTATTGGTGCTTATAATTTTTGTGGTAACAAGTGTTTAGTTTTGAGGGTAGTAAGGTGTCACTCCTCCCTAATCAAAGCAATTGCCTCCTTAATATATAAATCGCTATCATAGTGCAGCGCACGCTCTTTTAACTCGTGATCTAGTCGTAAGCCTTTACGTTGTACGCCGCGATCGTCCGGATAGAAAGCGCCCACTGCTGTAAAGTCAATTTTAGTACCGTCCATGAGTGGTACTTCGTTTCTATTCATAACGGCCCCAAAGGTTTGCTCACCCATGGTAATACAATTAGGTGATGCTTGGATTGCCATTCCTATCCATTCTGCCATGCTTGCTGTTGTTCTGTCTACTAGTAAAATCACTTTCCCTTTAAAGTAGTTCTTGTTTTTCTTTCCCGCTTTAAATGGGTCTATGATAAAGCTTGTAGCTGCATTTGCTCCATAGTTTCCATAAGCAGGTTTTTCGGCGGTTAGCGTTTTCAAAAATGTTGTTCTATCTGGATACAGATACTTCGCTATATATGCAGTACTTATATTCCTCGGATAGTTACGTAGATCTATGATAATACCTTTAAATAGTTCAAAATCACGAAAAGCTTCTTTCAGTTGGTTTTTATCAATGTTGTATAAATTTATATACCCAATCTTATCACTTACTATTTTCCAGTCCTCGCTCGCAGTAGGCTTTAAGCGCTCATACTTTTGGTAGGGATATGCTAATGGGCTTAGTTGGATATACTGCTCTTTGTTTTGACCATTTGTTTTTAATATACTAACAAGAATAGAATCCTTAGTCGATGCCAGTAAATAGGTTTTTTCAATAGCGCGTCTTAGATGATTCTTGTTTGAAGCACTTATTACATCAGAAAATTTGGTGTTGTAATAGGTGTCTAGTTTTTCTCCATTCACGGCATAAATTACGTCGCCTTTAGTTAATGAGTCCTCTTGAAATATCTTTGTATCGTACACAGACGTAATCACAAGGGAATCATTAATAATCTTTCCTCCAAAGTTTGGAAACTTGTCTAATGAATCTAGCGTGTAGCTATATTGATAATTGGAATGCGAATCGTTGAGCTTGCTAAATAAATGCTCCTTGGCTTTTTCAAAATTCTCCTTGCCTTCAGCGCTAAAAGCTGGTATTAGTTCGCTAAGAGTTTGTTCCCACGGTGTATCGGATAGGTATACATTCACATTCCAGTAATTCATCGTATTCCAGAATGAAGCAAGGAAGAGTAGCCTATGTGCGTCATTAGTGTAATCAAAATCTGCTAAAGCACTGTCATTACTAAAATCAATGGAACTGCTTAGTTTTTTAATATCAGCATAATGATTTTTATAGTTGGCGTTATTTTTTAAGTCGCTAAGTAGTTGCGATAGCTGCACACTATAACCAGACTCATTAATCCACTTAAAATTATAATTTTTGGTAAAAAGCTCTTGTTTAAAGTCCTCTTTTATGTCAAAATCTGAGGTTCCATAACTTTCTATCCAAGCAATCATTTCCTTGTCAAAAGCTTCCTTTGTAACTATTGAGGACAGTTTTTGATATTTCTTAATAAATTCTTTATTGACGTTATAGGCGCCGTTACTTATATCTGGGTGGTAATATTTTAGTAAGCCCCAGATTTTAATAAAATGATCCTCTTTTTCATGTTCCTCTATTTGACTAAATGAACTGGTAAGATTAAAGCAGAGTAGGAGTACTAAAATATATTTCATGAAGGTTTTAATTGTTACAGGTACGCTTTCGCGAAAGCGTAATTACTTAAACAGCAATGAGCTGATGAGTAAAAATTTTTCTATTCATTTTGATTTCTCACTACATCACCTTTTTTTAATGTACTTGCATCTACGGCATTGTCAAATGTATACTCGGTAGATATGAGGCCATTAGTTGCAGATGGAATTCTAACGTTAAAATGTAGATGCTCGACAGTGGTAAAACCCGTCATTCCACTAATCGCGATGGGTTGACCTTTTTCCACATAATCACCAAGCTCAACGATTGCTCCTTCATAGTTTAAGTGTAC
The genomic region above belongs to Dokdonia sp. Dokd-P16 and contains:
- a CDS encoding S41 family peptidase; its protein translation is MKYILVLLLCFNLTSSFSQIEEHEKEDHFIKIWGLLKYYHPDISNGAYNVNKEFIKKYQKLSSIVTKEAFDKEMIAWIESYGTSDFDIKEDFKQELFTKNYNFKWINESGYSVQLSQLLSDLKNNANYKNHYADIKKLSSSIDFSNDSALADFDYTNDAHRLLFLASFWNTMNYWNVNVYLSDTPWEQTLSELIPAFSAEGKENFEKAKEHLFSKLNDSHSNYQYSYTLDSLDKFPNFGGKIINDSLVITSVYDTKIFQEDSLTKGDVIYAVNGEKLDTYYNTKFSDVISASNKNHLRRAIEKTYLLASTKDSILVSILKTNGQNKEQYIQLSPLAYPYQKYERLKPTASEDWKIVSDKIGYINLYNIDKNQLKEAFRDFELFKGIIIDLRNYPRNISTAYIAKYLYPDRTTFLKTLTAEKPAYGNYGANAATSFIIDPFKAGKKNKNYFKGKVILLVDRTTASMAEWIGMAIQASPNCITMGEQTFGAVMNRNEVPLMDGTKIDFTAVGAFYPDDRGVQRKGLRLDHELKERALHYDSDLYIKEAIALIREE